In Plasmodium gaboni strain SY75 chromosome 8, whole genome shotgun sequence, one DNA window encodes the following:
- a CDS encoding RuvB-like helicase 1, with translation MNIIESSREKERISLHSHISGLGLDADGFVTDFLFEEKIKKRDMYIESTNKIENNDIKNGTILDSDKRENICNSYKFENNGNYENNKISYNNISDDEDEVVKNFYKCKGMVGQKKAREAAGIFINLIKEKNICKCLLLAGPSGSGKTAIAIAISKEISDESIPFCIFNASQVYSCEVKKTEILTQYIRKSIGVKIKEIKEVFEGEVIQIEPFYDNTYEEQKISYVHITLKTLKEQKKIKIHSSIYDNLLKEKIQEKDIIYIESHSGNVKRVGKCSLYQDMFDIETDTFVDLPKGNVHKKKNIIQNITLYDLDVSNVQPKDNILDFLQNNKYKKTEITDKLRNEINKIVYKYVDQGIAQIIPGVLFIDEVHMLDIECFTYLNRTLESNLAPVVILATNRGICNIKGTNIISAHGIPVDLLDRIIIVKTMLYNKEEILQVLKLRCKFERIKIDSEALDYLSDIGIKCSLRYAIQLLTPAKILSKKKGKKKIDKNIIEIVSSIFFDTKRSTELLLNDKNKYMY, from the exons atgaatattattgAGTCTAGTAGGGAAAAAGAAAGAATTAGCCTACATAGTCATATCAGTGGGCTAGGCTTAGATGCAGATGGTTTTGTTACAGATTTCCTttttgaagaaaaaataaaaaagagGGACATGTATATTGAATctacaaataaaatagaaaataatgatataaaaaatggTACAATTTTAGATTCAGATAAACGTGAGAATATATgtaattcatataaatttgaAAACAATGgaaattatgaaaataataaaataagttataacaatataagtgatgatgaagatgaagttgtaaagaatttttataaatgcAAAGGAATGGTTGGACAAAAGAAAGCAAGAGAAGCTGCTggtatatttataaatttaataaaagagaaaaatatatgtaaatgtttattattagCAGGTCCAAGTGGAAGTGGGAAAACAGCAATCGCTATTGCTATAAGTAAAGAAATTAGTGATGAATCTATTCctttttgtatatttaatgCTTCACAAGTATATTCATGCGAAGTAAAAAAAACGGAAATTTTAACTCAATATATAAGGAAAAGTATAGGtgtaaaaattaaagaaataaaagaagTTTTTGAAGGAGAAGTAATACAAATCGAACctttttatgataatacctatgaagaacaaaaaatttcatatgtacatattactttaaaaacattaaaagaacaaaagaaaattaaaatacattcatctatatatgataatctattaaaagaaaaaattcaagaaaaagatattatctatattgAATCTCATAGTGGTAATGTTAAAAGAGTAGGGAAATGTAGTTTATATCAAGATATGTTTGATATAGAAACTGACACGTTTGTTGATCTGCCTAAAGGAAATgtacataaaaaaaaaaatattatacaaaatattacCCTATATGATCTAGATGTATCTAATGTACAACCAAAAGATAATATTCTAGACTTTTTACaaaacaataaatataaaaaaacGGAAATTACTGATAAATTAAGaaatgaaattaataaaattgtttataaatatgtgGATCAAGGAATAGCTCAAATTATTCCAGGAGTATTATTTATTGACGAG GTACATATGTTAGATATTGAATGTTTTACATACTTGAATAGAACTTTAGAATCTAATCTAGCACCGGTCGTTATTTTGGCGACTAACAGAGGAATATGCAATATAAAAG GAACGAACATAATATCTGCCCATGGTATTCCAGTAGATTTATTAGAtagaataataattgtaaAGACGATGCTATATAATAAGGAGGAAATACTACAg GTTTTAAAATTGAGATGCAAATTTGAAAGAATAAAGATTGATAGTGAAGCCTTAGATTATTTATCGGATATAG GCATAAAATGTTCTTTGAGGTATGCAATTCAACTTTTAACACCTgcaaaaatattatcaaagaagaaagggaaaaaaaaaattgacaaaaatattattgaaATTGTATCttccatattttttgaCACTAAAAGGTCTACTGAACTTTTgttaaatgataaaaataaatatatgtattaa